From the genome of Streptomyces sp. NBC_01116, one region includes:
- a CDS encoding glycoside hydrolase family 3 N-terminal domain-containing protein, producing MPSTPHLPSRPRKRRSRTATAALATAAVLATLPALGGAADGHGTDRALGPNASTLPGTRPTNDVQLSGTADPAHTASLRTDTAVRPVENGADARIELSLATPGSAPTKEPVTVTYATKGGTAEAGKDYTPVTGSRTFPPGTAAGTTHRITVRTAKASKPAEARTIPLELTVTGAEAPEENPQVVIDAHGLPYQNAKLPVEQRVADLLARMSPAEKAGQMTQAERSALRAPGDIAAYHLGSLLSGGGSVPTPNTAAAWARMTDAYQLRTRATRFQIPLLYGVDAVHGHNNVVGATIMPHNIGIGAGRDPGSAERTGAITAKEVRATGVPWSFAPCVCVTRDERWGRSYEAFGEDPALVEAMETVIQGMQGSPSGKDLHRNDKVLGSAKHFVGDGGTAYGSSTTGSYTVDQGVTEVTRQELEAVHLSPFEESVKRGVGTVMPSYSSLDVLGDGRGPVKAHADAEMINGVLKGRMGFEGFVISDWQAIDQLPGDYADDVATSVNAGLDMIMVPTAYQDFTRTLKDQVAAGRVPEARIDDAVARVLTQKFRLGLFEKPYADTAHLEKVGSAGHRAVAREAAAKSQVLLKNEGAVLPIGPDRKVYVAGSNADDLGNQAGGWTISWQGASGRTTTGTTILEGMRKAARTPASVTYSQDASAATDGHDVGVVVVGETPYTEGVGDVGNGHDLELTAADRAAVDTVCAAMECAVLIVSGRPQLIGDRLGKIDALVASWLPGSEGDGVADVLYGRRAFTGQLPVTWPKSQAQLPINVGDAAYDPQFPYGWGLTTLKEPPAGGEQALAALATAARAAEKAQLGRAPEGRAIVERARLMVQRKIDGTLTQEVSKPFAEADHLLLTGDLTGAVAELRTAYRAA from the coding sequence ATGCCCAGCACACCGCACCTCCCTTCCCGCCCCCGGAAGCGCCGGAGCAGAACCGCGACGGCCGCCCTCGCCACCGCGGCCGTGCTGGCCACCCTGCCGGCCCTGGGCGGCGCCGCGGACGGCCACGGCACCGACCGGGCCCTCGGGCCCAACGCGAGCACCCTGCCCGGTACGCGTCCGACGAACGACGTCCAGCTGTCGGGCACGGCGGACCCGGCGCACACCGCGAGCCTCCGCACCGACACCGCGGTCCGGCCGGTGGAGAACGGCGCCGACGCCCGGATCGAGCTCTCCCTCGCCACCCCCGGCTCCGCGCCCACGAAGGAGCCCGTCACCGTCACGTACGCCACGAAGGGCGGCACCGCCGAGGCCGGGAAGGACTACACCCCGGTCACCGGCAGCCGCACCTTCCCCCCGGGCACCGCCGCCGGCACCACCCACCGGATCACCGTCCGCACGGCGAAGGCGTCGAAGCCCGCCGAGGCGAGGACGATCCCCCTGGAGCTGACCGTCACCGGGGCCGAGGCCCCCGAGGAGAACCCGCAGGTCGTCATCGACGCGCACGGACTCCCGTACCAGAACGCGAAGCTGCCCGTGGAGCAGCGGGTGGCGGATCTGCTGGCGCGCATGTCGCCCGCCGAGAAGGCCGGCCAGATGACCCAGGCCGAGCGCAGCGCGCTCCGCGCCCCCGGCGACATCGCCGCCTACCACCTCGGCTCCCTGCTCTCCGGCGGCGGCTCGGTCCCCACGCCCAACACGGCCGCCGCCTGGGCGAGGATGACCGACGCCTACCAGCTGCGCACCCGGGCCACCCGCTTCCAGATCCCGCTGCTCTACGGCGTGGACGCGGTGCACGGGCACAACAACGTGGTCGGCGCGACGATCATGCCGCACAACATCGGCATCGGCGCGGGCCGCGACCCCGGGAGCGCGGAACGGACCGGCGCGATCACCGCGAAGGAAGTCCGCGCCACCGGCGTCCCGTGGAGCTTCGCCCCCTGCGTCTGCGTCACCCGCGACGAGCGCTGGGGCCGCTCCTACGAGGCGTTCGGCGAGGACCCGGCCCTAGTCGAGGCCATGGAGACGGTCATCCAGGGCATGCAGGGCAGCCCGTCCGGGAAGGACCTGCACCGCAACGACAAGGTGCTCGGCAGCGCCAAGCACTTCGTCGGCGACGGCGGCACCGCGTACGGCTCCTCCACCACCGGCTCGTACACGGTCGACCAGGGCGTCACCGAGGTCACCCGGCAGGAGCTGGAGGCCGTGCACCTCTCCCCGTTCGAGGAGTCGGTGAAGCGGGGCGTCGGCACGGTCATGCCCTCGTACTCCTCGCTGGACGTCCTGGGCGACGGCCGGGGCCCGGTGAAGGCGCACGCCGACGCCGAGATGATCAACGGCGTCCTCAAGGGCCGGATGGGCTTCGAGGGCTTCGTCATCAGCGACTGGCAGGCCATCGACCAGCTTCCCGGCGACTACGCCGACGACGTCGCCACGTCGGTCAACGCCGGACTCGACATGATCATGGTCCCCACCGCATACCAGGACTTCACCCGGACGCTGAAGGACCAGGTCGCGGCGGGCCGCGTCCCCGAGGCCCGGATCGACGACGCCGTCGCCCGCGTCCTCACCCAGAAGTTCCGCCTCGGCCTCTTCGAGAAGCCGTACGCGGACACCGCCCACCTGGAGAAGGTCGGCTCGGCCGGGCACCGGGCCGTGGCCCGTGAGGCGGCGGCGAAATCCCAGGTCCTGCTGAAGAACGAGGGCGCGGTCCTCCCGATCGGGCCGGACCGGAAGGTGTACGTCGCCGGATCCAACGCCGACGACCTCGGCAACCAGGCCGGTGGCTGGACCATCAGCTGGCAGGGGGCGTCCGGGAGGACCACCACCGGCACGACGATCCTGGAGGGCATGCGAAAGGCGGCGCGGACCCCCGCGTCCGTGACGTACTCCCAGGACGCCTCCGCCGCCACGGACGGCCACGACGTCGGGGTGGTCGTCGTCGGCGAGACCCCGTACACCGAAGGCGTCGGCGACGTCGGCAACGGCCACGACCTGGAGCTGACGGCCGCCGACCGGGCAGCGGTCGACACGGTCTGCGCCGCCATGGAGTGCGCCGTCCTCATCGTCTCCGGCCGCCCCCAGCTCATCGGCGACCGGCTCGGGAAGATCGACGCCCTGGTGGCCTCCTGGCTGCCGGGCTCCGAGGGCGACGGCGTCGCGGACGTCCTCTACGGCAGGCGGGCCTTCACCGGACAGCTCCCGGTGACCTGGCCGAAGTCGCAGGCCCAGCTTCCGATCAACGTCGGGGACGCGGCCTACGACCCGCAGTTCCCCTACGGCTGGGGCCTGACCACCCTGAAGGAGCCCCCGGCCGGCGGCGAGCAGGCCCTCGCGGCCCTCGCCACCGCCGCCCGCGCCGCCGAGAAGGCCCAGCTGGGGAGGGCCCCGGAGGGCAGGGCGATCGTGGAACGGGCCCGGCTGATGGTCCAGCGGAAGATCGACGGGACGCTCACCCAGGAGGTCTCGAAGCCGTTCGCGGAGGCGGACCA